One region of uncultured Methanolobus sp. genomic DNA includes:
- a CDS encoding transglutaminase family protein, producing the protein MTARQDYLKPTDIIDFNHPSVMKKAKELASNSQNPTEISRLCFEFVRDEIKHSYDYRMNPVTLKASEVLEYGTGYCYAKSHLLAALLRANSIPAGICYQRLSKDDNADGGPFCLHALNAVYLEEFGWYRIDARGNKEGVDAQFNPPHEQLAYEIRIEGEADLPEIWADPISVVVEVLTEYKSYDEVYENLPDVPLINKK; encoded by the coding sequence ATGACAGCAAGGCAGGATTATCTGAAACCAACGGACATCATCGACTTCAATCACCCCTCGGTCATGAAAAAAGCAAAGGAACTCGCAAGCAACAGTCAGAACCCAACAGAAATATCCAGACTCTGTTTCGAGTTCGTCAGGGATGAAATCAAACACAGCTATGACTACCGTATGAATCCTGTCACCCTGAAAGCATCCGAAGTTCTTGAATACGGAACCGGCTACTGTTATGCTAAGAGCCATCTCCTTGCAGCACTTCTCAGGGCAAACTCAATTCCGGCGGGAATCTGTTACCAGCGTTTGAGCAAGGATGACAATGCAGATGGAGGACCATTCTGTTTACACGCTCTGAATGCAGTTTATCTGGAAGAGTTTGGATGGTACCGGATTGATGCCAGGGGAAATAAGGAAGGAGTGGATGCTCAGTTCAACCCACCTCACGAGCAGCTTGCATATGAGATCAGGATTGAAGGCGAAGCAGACCTGCCTGAGATATGGGCTGATCCTATTTCGGTTGTTGTTGAAGTTTTGACTGAATACAAGAGCTATGATGAAGTTTACGAGAACCTTCCGGATGTTCCGTTGATTAACAAAAAATGA
- a CDS encoding radical SAM protein has protein sequence MALRDLTLEITRKCPMSCKLCSSNGGKPCDPEFTFEELKGIVDQAKELGVTEISLSGGEPFTSLFLSDLCKYISDLDIDVFVFTSGNYSDTTNITSPIPLDKLIKLQKSGAKKIVFSLHGSNAVIHDKITRKEGSYNNLLQSIRNAKEVDLELEVHVVPVRENYKDIPAIVDLLNCIGVESLHILRFVPQGRGETYREELELNKIEQFELNGMLNNIVANSPITITVGAHFNDFDIKTTGRCTAGTRKAVIRPDGCVYPCVGMKCLQNLSTYDVRSKNLKDIIDNSSCFVLSRNLLKEENCCLAQKLAKRDIVAIDKKTFDKKLSMKPFNACTYQLS, from the coding sequence ATGGCTTTAAGAGATTTGACATTGGAGATTACGCGCAAGTGCCCAATGAGTTGTAAATTATGTTCATCTAATGGTGGTAAACCTTGCGATCCTGAATTTACTTTTGAAGAACTAAAGGGAATAGTAGATCAGGCTAAAGAATTAGGGGTAACTGAGATTTCTTTGTCAGGAGGAGAGCCTTTTACTTCTCTTTTTCTCAGTGATTTGTGTAAATACATAAGTGATTTGGATATTGATGTTTTCGTATTCACTTCTGGGAATTATTCTGATACTACTAATATAACTTCTCCCATCCCATTAGATAAATTGATTAAGTTACAAAAGTCTGGTGCAAAGAAGATTGTCTTTAGTCTACATGGCTCAAATGCTGTTATTCACGATAAAATAACTAGAAAAGAAGGCAGTTATAACAATTTATTACAGTCCATCAGAAATGCTAAAGAAGTAGATTTGGAATTGGAAGTACATGTTGTTCCGGTTAGGGAGAACTACAAAGATATACCTGCAATAGTAGATTTGTTGAATTGTATCGGTGTGGAGTCTCTTCATATATTAAGATTTGTACCACAAGGTAGGGGAGAAACATATAGAGAAGAACTAGAGCTTAATAAAATAGAGCAATTTGAATTAAATGGGATGTTGAATAATATTGTAGCCAACTCTCCAATTACAATCACAGTCGGTGCTCATTTTAATGATTTTGATATAAAAACAACAGGTAGGTGTACGGCTGGTACAAGAAAAGCTGTAATAAGGCCTGATGGATGTGTGTATCCATGTGTAGGTATGAAATGTCTTCAAAATCTTTCTACTTACGATGTTCGATCTAAAAACCTAAAGGACATTATAGATAATTCTTCGTGTTTTGTTCTATCTAGGAACCTTTTAAAAGAAGAAAACTGTTGCTTGGCTCAAAAGCTGGCTAAAAGAGATATTGTAGCCATAGATAAAAAAACGTTTGATAAAAAACTATCTATGAAACCCTTTAACGCTTGTACATATCAATTGAGTTGA
- a CDS encoding uracil-DNA glycosylase has translation MKNTSIFKKKICECTKCINLVKSRSLAVPGYGYPDADILFIGLAPGRYGADKTGKPFTKDASGKIFQTALSLSDMSMEPNGLDQREELLKAYVTNLVKCNPRDEKGNNRYPTSDEVENCLEYLHDELDLINAPVVVPLGKLSTEHVTGRKCKKLSSLHNVPIRMEKFWCVPFLHPSYVARGAYSRETYFDDFRSLSKFVRDNK, from the coding sequence ATGAAAAACACATCAATTTTTAAAAAAAAAATATGTGAATGTACAAAATGTATTAACCTTGTAAAATCACGTAGTTTAGCGGTTCCTGGATATGGTTATCCTGATGCAGACATTCTTTTCATTGGTCTAGCTCCGGGTAGATATGGAGCCGACAAGACTGGAAAGCCTTTTACAAAAGATGCTTCTGGCAAGATATTTCAAACTGCTTTGTCCCTCTCAGATATGAGTATGGAACCAAATGGGCTTGATCAAAGAGAAGAACTTCTAAAAGCTTATGTGACTAATCTGGTCAAATGCAATCCAAGGGACGAGAAAGGAAACAATAGATACCCTACTTCAGATGAAGTAGAAAACTGTCTTGAATATTTGCATGATGAGCTTGATTTAATTAATGCTCCAGTTGTTGTTCCTTTAGGAAAGCTCTCGACAGAGCATGTAACTGGTCGGAAATGTAAAAAACTTAGTTCATTACATAATGTGCCTATACGCATGGAAAAATTCTGGTGTGTTCCATTCCTCCATCCTTCATATGTTGCAAGAGGCGCTTATTCCAGAGAGACTTATTTTGATGATTTTAGATCTCTTTCTAAATTTGTTAGAGATAACAAATAG
- the fhcD gene encoding formylmethanofuran--tetrahydromethanopterin N-formyltransferase — protein sequence MEINGVEIEDTFAEAFPIKISRVLITAATKRWAEIAALEATGFGTSVIMCPAEAGIEKFVGPEETPDGRPGVYVQFCTFGYESLEHQLLERLGQCVLTAPTTAVFNGMPEAEKQFNVGFKLKFFGDGMESETEIDGRKMYSIPIMEGDFLVEENIGAVAGIAGGNFFIFGDSQMTALTAAEVAVDAIKDLEGTITPFPGGIVASGSKAGFNNYKFMKATANEKFCPSIRDKVEGTEIPEGVKAVYELVINGVDEDAIQKAMKAGIEAAIAVPGVSKITAGNYGGKLGKYQFHLKDLC from the coding sequence ATGGAAATCAATGGAGTAGAAATCGAAGATACTTTTGCAGAAGCGTTCCCGATCAAGATCTCAAGAGTACTTATCACCGCAGCAACAAAACGCTGGGCAGAGATAGCTGCACTTGAAGCAACAGGATTCGGTACCTCTGTTATTATGTGCCCTGCAGAAGCAGGTATTGAAAAATTCGTAGGTCCTGAGGAGACTCCTGACGGAAGACCTGGTGTATATGTCCAGTTCTGCACCTTCGGATACGAATCACTTGAACACCAGTTACTTGAGCGCCTCGGCCAGTGTGTACTTACAGCTCCAACAACAGCTGTTTTCAACGGTATGCCAGAAGCTGAGAAGCAGTTCAACGTAGGTTTCAAACTCAAATTCTTCGGTGACGGAATGGAATCCGAGACAGAGATCGACGGTCGCAAGATGTACAGCATCCCAATCATGGAGGGTGACTTCCTTGTAGAAGAGAACATTGGCGCTGTAGCAGGCATTGCAGGCGGTAACTTCTTTATCTTCGGTGACAGCCAGATGACAGCACTTACAGCAGCAGAAGTTGCAGTAGACGCTATCAAGGACCTTGAGGGTACAATCACTCCATTCCCAGGCGGAATTGTTGCAAGTGGTTCCAAGGCTGGTTTTAACAACTACAAGTTCATGAAAGCAACTGCAAACGAGAAGTTCTGCCCATCCATCAGGGACAAGGTCGAAGGTACTGAAATCCCAGAAGGTGTAAAGGCAGTTTACGAGCTTGTCATCAACGGTGTCGACGAGGATGCTATCCAAAAGGCAATGAAGGCAGGTATCGAAGCAGCTATCGCAGTTCCTGGCGTATCAAAGATCACAGCAGGAAACTACGGCGGCAAACTCGGTAAGTACCAGTTCCACCTGAAAGACCTCTGCTGA
- a CDS encoding 4Fe-4S binding protein, with protein MLKITPYMGPLVIIVSIAGLWQPLLGYFMLLVFGAIFLIAPFRGRWFCGNLCPRGSFMDFWVGKVSEKRKIPKILKSYFIRVPLFMLMMVFMGYRLMNTHGIVNQIGMVLVIMCLTTSSIAVILGVTIAPRTWCTFCPMGTLQSIVGVNKYPLQMDIEKCIKCHKCEKICPMHLNIVDMTHNPDCIKCGRCIDICPKDALSFKKSAKDA; from the coding sequence ATGCTGAAGATAACTCCATATATGGGACCACTTGTCATCATCGTTTCAATAGCAGGACTGTGGCAACCTTTACTTGGTTATTTCATGCTGCTGGTTTTTGGTGCGATTTTCCTGATAGCACCATTCAGAGGCCGCTGGTTCTGTGGAAATCTTTGTCCCCGGGGAAGCTTCATGGATTTTTGGGTAGGTAAAGTCTCAGAAAAAAGAAAGATACCTAAAATTCTCAAAAGCTACTTTATCAGAGTTCCTCTTTTTATGCTCATGATGGTCTTTATGGGTTACAGGCTCATGAACACTCATGGAATCGTGAACCAGATAGGTATGGTGCTTGTAATAATGTGTCTGACTACGTCTTCTATTGCGGTTATTCTGGGAGTTACAATCGCTCCAAGGACATGGTGCACTTTCTGTCCGATGGGAACCCTGCAAAGTATTGTGGGTGTAAACAAATATCCGCTACAAATGGACATAGAAAAATGTATCAAATGCCACAAATGTGAAAAAATTTGTCCCATGCACCTGAATATTGTGGATATGACACACAATCCTGATTGTATCAAATGCGGAAGGTGCATTGATATTTGTCCTAAAGATGCACTGAGTTTCAAGAAATCTGCAAAAGATGCATGA
- a CDS encoding ribonuclease HI family protein, protein MDTLNFDGSCDPNPGGIMGFGWIINWSNGKKPTEGSKEKKPSKSNTNNVAEYTALKEGISNYLKLGGKGPLQVYGDSKLVISQMSGKWKVNNQNLAKIKEETDSIIKKHNLKVKFTWVPREQNSIADRLALPKSRRNKMSKSDSKSSKESSVKPENRKFVADVNSSSVSSKLRLQINELNTSPSPGFKSFAQLKVGGFDSFSKKKLETLQKEAGPKASSIVKKEFPKNSSQQASALRWMLRGLATDLAIKKVKVDIELSKKKKR, encoded by the coding sequence ATGGACACACTGAACTTTGATGGCTCATGCGACCCAAATCCCGGAGGAATAATGGGATTTGGATGGATAATCAACTGGAGCAATGGCAAAAAACCAACTGAAGGGAGTAAGGAAAAGAAACCTTCAAAATCCAATACCAATAATGTTGCCGAGTACACCGCCCTGAAGGAAGGTATTTCCAATTACCTGAAACTGGGAGGAAAAGGCCCACTTCAGGTTTACGGGGATAGCAAACTTGTCATCAGTCAGATGTCAGGGAAATGGAAAGTCAATAACCAGAACCTTGCAAAAATCAAAGAGGAAACGGATTCTATAATCAAAAAACACAATCTGAAGGTCAAATTCACATGGGTCCCCAGGGAACAGAACAGCATTGCTGACAGGCTTGCACTGCCTAAATCCAGACGCAACAAAATGTCAAAATCGGACTCAAAGTCTTCAAAGGAAAGTTCTGTTAAACCTGAGAACAGAAAGTTCGTTGCAGATGTGAACTCATCCTCTGTATCCTCAAAACTGAGACTTCAGATAAACGAACTTAATACTTCCCCCTCACCCGGTTTCAAATCCTTTGCACAGCTTAAGGTTGGCGGTTTTGATTCATTTTCAAAGAAGAAACTTGAGACTTTACAGAAGGAAGCAGGTCCTAAAGCTTCATCAATAGTCAAAAAAGAGTTTCCCAAAAATTCAAGTCAGCAGGCTTCAGCTCTCAGATGGATGCTGAGGGGGCTTGCTACTGATCTTGCAATAAAGAAGGTCAAAGTCGATATTGAGCTCAGCAAAAAGAAGAAAAGGTAA